In Pyrus communis chromosome 1, drPyrComm1.1, whole genome shotgun sequence, the following are encoded in one genomic region:
- the LOC137732283 gene encoding uncharacterized protein, protein MTRDALLQSPPLTRPPPRERRRVGEVAGGAAAECAAVCCCCPCSVMNLLILTVYKVPKGICRKALAHRKNKRRCLVAQKKALLQPRPNGLAGGGLYSDDDEFFRRASSCSDVDDGKGSEDESDAADLLEKEIWDRFHGAGFWRSASRIDS, encoded by the coding sequence ATGACGCGGGATGCTTTGCTTCAATCGCCACCTCTAACCCGGCCTCCACCTCGCGAGAGGCGCAGGGTCGGCGAGGTAGCAGGCGGCGCCGCGGCTGAGTGTGCGGCGGTGTGCTGCTGTTGCCCATGCAGCGTCATGAATTTGCTGATACTGACGGTGTACAAGGTCCCGAAAGGGATTTGCAGGAAGGCCTTGGCCCACAGGAAGAATAAGCGGCGGTGCTTGGTGGCCCAGAAGAAGGCATTGTTGCAGCCCAGGCCCAATGGGCTCGCCGGCGGCGGGCTTTATAGCGACGACGACGAATTCTTCAGGAGAGCGAGCAGTTGCAGCGACGTTGACGACGGGAAGGGGAGCGAGGATGAATCGGATGCCGCTGATTTGTTGGAGAAGGAGATATGGGACCGGTTTCACGGTGCCGGATTTTGGAGGAGTGCTTCTCGGATAGATTCGTGA
- the LOC137738886 gene encoding cytoplasmic 60S subunit biogenesis factor REI1 homolog 1-like: protein MSGLTCNSCNKEFLDDSEQKLHYKSEWHRYNLKRKVAGVPGVTEALFIARQAALAQEKNNLSETPMLYSCGLCGKGYRSSKAHAEHLKSRSHILRASQGASEQEEKAIIRPLPPRVVNKAPLKTEANDEETDESEDEWVEVDPDEDLAKSLTGMNVDEHASEEDMDEDDDFEELDPTCCFMCDLKHDTLESCMVHMHKHHGFFIPDIEYLKDPKGLLTYLGLKVKRDFMCLYCNDRRHPFNSLEAVRKHMVAKSHCKVHYGDDDDEEEAELEEFYDYSSSYVDDAGKQLVVSGDMANSVELGSGGSELIITRRSNDGISSKTLGSREYLRYYRQKLRPSLANGAAITAALASRYRSMGLATVQSKERMVRMKVLKEMRRSGVEAMRSKMGMKSNVIRNLPKNCTY, encoded by the exons atgtcaGGGCTAACATGCAACTCTTGCAACAAGGAGTTTCTGGACGACTCAGAGCAGAAGCTCCATTACAAGTCAGAATGGCACCGCTACAATCTCAAGCGCAAG GTAGCCGGGGTTCCTGGAGTGACAGAAGCGTTATTTATAGCGAGACAAGCTGCACTTGCTCAGGAGAAAAACAATTTGAGTGAAACCCCGATGCTCTACAGTTGTGGTCTTTGTGGCAAAGGGTATAGAAGTTCTAAGGCTCATGCTGAGCATCTCAAGTCACGAAGTCACATTCTGCGGGCCTCCCAGGGGGCCAGCGAACAAGAAGAGAAGGCAATAATTAGGCCGCTTCCGCCTCGTGTTGTTAACAAAGCTCCCCTGAAAACAGAGGCAAATGATGAGGAAACTGATGAAAGCGAAGATGAGTGGGTGGAGGTTGATCCTGACGAAGATTTGGCAAAATCTTTGACTGGTATGAATGTGGATGAGCATGCATCTGAAGaggatatggatgaagatgatgaCTTTGAGGAGTTGGATCCAACTTGTTGCTTTATGTGTGATCTAAAGCACGATACCCTAGAGAGCTGCATGGttcacatgcacaaacaccaTGGATTCTTCATTCCTGATATTGAGTATCTAAAGGATCCAAAAGGCCTCCTTACTTATCTTGGTCTTAAG GTTAAAAGGGATTTCATGTGTCTGTACTGCAATGATAGGCGCCATCCTTTCAACAGTTTGGAAGCAGTTAGGAAGCATATGGTGGCCAAAAGCCACTGCAAGGTACATTATGGCGATGACGACGATGAAGAAGAAGCTGAGTTGGAAGAGTTCTATGATTACAGCAGCAG TTATGTGGATGATGCTGGCAAACAACTGGTTGTATCCGGTGATATGGCCAACAGCGTAGAACTTGGGAGCGGTGGCTCTGAGCTCATCATTACTAGAAGATCCAATGATGGTATATCATCCAAAACACTTGGTTCCCGGGAGTATTTGCGCTATTATCGCCAAAAACTGCGCCCATCACTTGCGAATGGTGCCGCTATTACGGCTGCATTAGCCTCCAG GTACAGGAGCATGGGGTTGGCAACGGTGCAGTCAAAAGAACGAATGGTCAGGATGAAGGTACTGAAGGAAATGAGAAGATCGGGAGTGGAGGCAATGCGCAGTAAGATGGGAATGAAAAGCAACGTCATCCGGAACCTACCCAAGAACTGCACATATTAG